The DNA segment gtgctgaaaatccagcagagtttcccctatacctaggacctacccaacctgcaaaagagctcaaaacacacttctatatttacaacccatatatccataactcaatcacatcacacagcctctcctgggcccatccaaacagtcatccatcacaatatgtaaaatttcaatttagtccttataattgatcatttttgcaaaaactgtccaaataaactctaaaaattttaaaactttgccctgcagtctttagcaatattactagcctattgcaaaaagaattataattttctgagctatcacgaatattttatggatttttaatcctatttaagtactagaaaattacgaaaaagtaaggttcgggtttacctatgccgattccgactttgggaacgcgctcgggacgtctgacaatgatgggatagccaaaatctcgatccaattcggagacttttccggtagctggtctgtctggccagaaattcacagacctgaacaactgtcaaattttcgctaattgaagatacctacacgaagcccacaacacgggggttagtacataaattttacgaatttttctaagctcatttaatgctcggaaaaacactacgaagttccgtgggacccaccgaaaaacagtatcggaaaaatttgaaatttatattgccgccaagctctcgacgagtggagcgctctggtactctcagttttctcgtggggtttacggtttgcgagaaatctagcccaaaaatcaaaatgggctaaaacttcccggacaaaaattggacaaaccgctcaatggattttggtgtttttggtgtctatggaaagctctcgaggtgtagatggtgtttgacacaagacccagcccaaatggtggccggatcggccgaatttcgaTCGGAAAGTCGAAGCGTCCCGCTACGAGTCGCGTCGCTTCGCGTAACTTTTCCTGGCGTTCCAGGCGGCACCCGGTGAGCTGGGGTAGCTggggaggcggctggccggcgaggggaggtgagaggagagagaaaacaggagagaggaagagagaggtcgGGACGCGAGCggggaaaagaaaaaggaagaaggagccggtccgattcgaccggtccggtccggttcgattcggctggttagattcatgatacaaaattttaaatttttactctgccttagaaccgaaaatgaggcccaaaaatttcaaaaaatttctaaaaaactcagaaaaattcgtagactccaaatatatttttagttttgccacgtggtctttaaattaattttttaaaaatcatcaaagttttatatttttgggaaatcaaacccaatttcgaaaatctgaaaaatttcaaataattttctaaaatttaaataaaattaaaaaaattaatatttgcccaaaaataataaatttaaaaatttaggggtgttacatctaggTCCATTATATTGTGTTGTCATATGATTAGTTTTGGATGAAATCTTAATTTTGGCTAATTTTAATAaggtaaaaaatttattttaacccTTAAAATTATGTCAAATAAccatataaatttttaaagtatttgagagtttatataaatttttaaagtatttcAGAGTTTAGTTAAGTCCTTaaacttttaaaaaatattaaataagcttgtcaaatttttaaaaatagaccAAATAAGTTTTTTGggacaaaaaataatttaatttttaaaaataaataaaaaaaaaattataatttacctaTAATATAAGTCCAGTCTAGCATGAAGATCTTACGATGCACGAGGTTCTCATTAGTAATTCGGTGTATCTGATTTGCAACACATTGtatctgtaaaaaaaaaaaatttattgagaaCAACTTATCGATATATTTCAAAATGCAGCAGAGTTACAAATTAGATATGAGAAAATTATTGATAAGGattttgtgttgagaattttcatGGTTAGAATTatattaaagataaattataatttatttttttatttatttttaaaagttagagtttatttaatttatttttaaattttaaagaatttatttatttatttattttaaaatttaaagagttTATTTGCACAAGATATTATATCCACTGTTGCAATTATTAAAAATACTTTTCAGAGGTGTTTTGCTAAAACAAAAAAAGGGCAACATTTCAAATTATGCAACCAAATTAAAAACTCCTTTTACAACATTCAAAGTTCAAACTACCATATTCTGGCACCCGACTAACGGGCATCGAAAGTTCCGGTCCGATGAGGACATCACGTTACAGATTTTAAGGAATAGAAAATATTACAAGCAATTAAATACTGTGATCAAACATTTACAAGCAAGGGCAATTGATTCAAAGAAAGAAAATCTACGTTCAACCCCTTTACCCTTTTCACTGGGGCTTGACTCGGTCAAATTCCTGCTTTGTTTTTGTAGGCTAGCTATGGCAATGTGCCTGAGGACACCTTGAACCTTTCCTCTTTCCCTTCTTTTCATGAACATTGAAAGCTCTATCACTCCCGCTTGTCAGTCACTAAAAGGAGAGATTCTCATATACTGTCCTTTTCCATCTcgcgggatttttttttttttttataacaaataataataatcaacCCATTAATTTCTTCAATTATAACAGCATAATACAAACTGGGATTTAACAATTGAGTAGATGCTATCACTTGTCTGTCTTAGTTGAACAACTCactttgtgtatatatatattaaactacAAAATCCAGGGAAAAGAAGCTGAACCCATATCAAAACGATTCCTTACTGACAAAAGGGGGTTCATATAAATTTGTCCTGTGCTCCCAAATATCATTATTGGTAGTTAAGCTGTAATTGTTTCAATAtaattaatgactctcttattATTGGTTTGATTGTCCAATCTCATATCAAACTCTTATACCCATCGAGTTTTTGATATGTAATGCAGCATGTTCATTGTACATCATCCATTCCCTTGTTAATGCACTTTTCTGTAATCATCCACCAGCTAGCTATTGTGATTTCACAGGATTTTAATTAGTTATTGTGTGGTAGTTTATGTTAATTATCATATATCATTGATCATTTGAGTCTATTATCGTAGCTAAAAGCCAAAGATTTTGGACCACTCAAACAACACAATCCCAAAATCTGGCTGGCTGAATTTTTTACATTCTTATTTGTTACTTGTTCAAACCTACAATTATAAATTCCTATTCTCATTAAAGGAAAACAACTTCCTGGGAGTTCAATTCttcttctttatttatttatttatttatttttttaacaccACCCAAGAAAAGAACTTGTCTCTACAGAGAAAATTCAGAGGCATTAATAAACCTTTGGTTTTTCTTACTTCTTACTAATGTAATGTAAGTTGATACCTTTAATCTTTTAGGGGGAAAAAAGAAGGCGCATGAAATAAAAATACTATTAAaagcaagaaaaataaaaatttctttgAAGGGGATAATATTAAAGTGGTGTTTGTAATAGAAGGACCCATGTGGCATAAGCATTTTTGAAATGTAATGGATGGAAGCAAagcaatttttctttttttttttttgttagcaAAAAGCCAAAGGCCCCAAGCCATCATAGATTTCCATTTCATTAAgctaacttgaaattcaaatccaACGGTCTTTTTTACCTCTcctcttactttttttttttaaaaaattagattgaaATTATTAGATGTGCATTGTAGAAATAAAATTGTAATTGGaaaaaagaaagacaagaaaagaaaaagaaaagaaaagacaggaGTGTGAAATATATATTGAATCAATAGGTAAGTGGGCAGAGGATGGAAGATGAAGCTTAGTGGAGTGTAGATTTAGTCATTTAGATAATGAATTACATGGGCAATCATGAGCAGCGAAAATGTGAATGATATATACAAAACAGGGATTCAATATTGGCCTCATATTAGGTAAGAAAAAGGATGGAGAGAGTGGAGAGTGGAGTGGAGGGACCGATGCAAACAAATTTAGTCAGGTGGGCCCTTCCATCTATTTATTGCATTTATTATCATGTTACCTTCTACAGTTATTGCcttttaattccttttttttttagccTACAATTCAAGTAATTCTCTTCATTTTCATTTCACACAAGCAAAGCACAAATGCAAATTTGAATCTGTCATCCATGCTATTGCTAGTTGCTAGTGTTTGTGTGATTCCTTCTAATATGATTACAAACTTGGGTACTGAAGGTTTTCTTGCATAGAAAAAATATACTAATAATAAGAACAAAATTTGTTAGCAGAAAATCTGAAATTTTTAGTTAAACCcaagaaagaaaaagataaaatgaaaatggaaaagaaaaaggaaaaggcaacaatcaagaaaataaaagaaaagaaaagaaaagaaagagagcaGTAAAAACCAAAAAGCAGTTTTGGAGATGGAGGcattataaatatatgtatattgtATGGTTGTTTGTTTTGGGGGTGAATGAAAGTGAAACAAATATAAATGTGAAAGaagaggaagaataaaaaaaagcgAAGGCAGGTGCTGAAGAAATTGCTGAATCTGGCAGAGCCTGCCCTTGTCTGCACTTTTCTTCTGCTACTTATATATGCCACTCTCTTTCTCTTGCCTTGTTCATTCCTAATATTATTTCTCAGGATTAGAAGAGGCTCCAGATATGGGAGTGGGAGGAGCTTCCTCAAAACTGAAAAGGGTGGCCAGGAAAATGGTGGTTGCTGCATGTGCCTCCTTCTCCTCGAGAAAGCCATCTGCTCTTGTGGATCCCCTTTCCATCGACTCTTCTGTCAATGTAGGTGtctttctttctcatctttttgTTTTCTGTATCAAGATTCAAAATAACACACCACTGCTTcttaattattttcttgatttctTAATACAGTCCCTTTTCTAGTTATTTCCTCTATCTCTTAACAATTCTTACTGAAAATTTCTTTAGAGAATCAATCAATCATAAATGAGGCAATATTCCCAGCTTTACTCTCATTCCCTCCCCGTTCCcccttttttcttctctttttctttctttaagaAATTTCTTTATCCCCCTGGAAAGATTATGGAATTGATTAATGATAAAGCCACTCTTAATTTCTTACACAATCCATTCCCGTAATTTTGTacgaaaattaattaaaagagtaCTAAACTAATCATAATTAACAGGGGTCTGATTCTACAGCAATGTCTCCTGCAAAACCAAAGAAGAGCTCAGAGGAAGCAGAATCCACCACCATCAACAATGACCACACACTGGCTTCTAAGGTAGGCTGGCTTCGTTTTTCAGAGCTAAATTCATCTCAATCCTCCGTTGGAAGCATTCATAGGCAAAGCCGTTGTGGAATCCAATGTTCCTCAACTCGGAACTCTCTCATGTTTATTTGTCCGCTTTTGCACCTTTTGTCCATTTCCATTTCAAATATTAGGCATTCATCTGttaattcaaattcaaatttccATACAAACACCAGAAACTTGAAGTAGGTTCAGCAATTGCAATTCATGTGTACTCTTAAGAATGTTATAGCACATTCCAAATTCCCATCACGACTTCAAGGTCCCATCTACCCACCAGGCATTATGATCACATGATTTCTTGTCACTGTTGTGCCGCCCCTTCCTACTATTTTAATTTCAGTTTATCCCATCTTTAGAGATCTCATTTTAAAATCAACAGCATTTTTAATGATAATGTTCAATCATAATAAACTTAATTGTCAAATATTTGGCCCACTTGTTTTTCTGcaagtcaattttttttttctttttaggaAGTAATAATCATTATACTGCTATTAGTAATTTACTATCTAACAATAATAACATACCGGATAGATCTAGATGACTGCACAGTATAATCACATCAAGGGCAGCAAATGGATGTAGATGTAcgaattgattttatttttggcTGCGTGTTTAATTAAGAATATACATCTCCACTTTATTTTCCTCTCTTGAAGCTCAACAGGGCAATCGTAGAACTGTCCCAATTGTTGTCTGATACATTCACATTTTAGCAAATGGATGGAGATGTATGAATTGGGTATCTAACCAACTTTATGCTTGTTCATTTGGTGCAGCAGAACTTGTGCGCAATATGCCTGGAAGCTCTGACTTACAGCACAGGGAACAACCCAGGCCACGCTATATTTACAGCCCAGTGTTCTCATGCTTTTCACTTTGCCTGCATCTCATCCAATGTACGCCATGGTAGTGTCACCTGCCCCATCTGCCGTGCCCATTGGACCCAGCTTCCTCGCAACCTAAACCCACCTTGTTCGTTGTCTTGCAACCAAACTGACCCCATTTTCCAAATTCTTGATGACTCCATTGCCACTTTCCGCGTCCATAGACGCTCCTTCCTGCGCTCTGCCCGTTACAATGATGATGACCCCATAGAGCCTGAGGACACCTCCAACCATCCACGCCTTGAGTTCTCTCTTGTGCCCGTGCCACCAACACTCCTTCATCATCCATGCACTCAAGCCACTGGACGCAGCTCACGCTACCATAATGTTCACCACTTAACAGGCTTCTCTTCTTCATTGTTTGTACACCCACCAACTTCTTATACATGCTCCTCCTCAAATAGGAGACCTGCTGTCTCTCTCTCTGTAAAATCAACACATCAAAGAGCAATAGACTTGGTTCTGGTTGCAAGCCCCAACGGACCACATTTGAGGCTTGTCAAGCAATCCATGGCATTAGTGGTATTCTCCCTCCGCCCTGTTGATCGTTTGGCTATTGTGACTTACTCTTCATCTGCTTCTCGCATCTTTCCATTGAGACGCATGACATCCTATGGTAAGCGAACAGCTCTGCAAGTAATTGACCGTCTTTTCTTCATGGGGCAAGCAGATCCGACTGAGGGCCTCAAGAAAGGTATAAAGATACTTGAAGATCGTGCCCACAAGAATCCAAATTCCTGTATCTTGCATCTCTCTGATAGTCCAACGAGATCATACCATGCCATCAACATGCAATATCCCATTCCAATCCATCGGTTTCATGTGGGATTTGGCTTTGGAACTTCCAATGGATTTGTCATGCatgagtttgaagagttcttaGTGAGACTGCTTGGATGTGTGATCAGAGATGTTCAATTGAAAATTGGGGAAGAAGGCAGAATAATAAGGCTTGGAGAGCTAAGAGGCAATGAAGAAAGGATAATTTTATTAGAATTGGGCAATTCTGGACATGTCTGCGTGGGATACAGCTACATTGAGGGCGGAGTTGATGAGTGCACCAGAACGGGAGAAACTGTGGTTAGTTTAAGGGATAAACGGGAAGCACATGATACTAACATAGATGCTGTCGTTGCAGGGAGGGAAGCAAACATAATTGGAGGGAGGACTAGTAGCGTTGAGAGTTGGGATTACCATGATCCTTACATGGCTAGAAGATGGGCTAAACATTTGCATGGTTATAGGCTTTGAATTACAGAATCAAAACTTCACCATACATATATGCATACATCAATCAGATCCACAAGAAGATTTCAGTCATTCTGTGTGAGCTTCCTAATGGTTGAACAAGCAGCTATGCTTAAACTGCGGGAAAAAATATGTTTTAATGAGAGTGCTTTAACAAAATCCACAAATGTAGCTAAAGACTTGCAAAATCATACCTCATCCTTTAATGCATACTTCCATTGCAACTTTGTAGGACTTCTTAACATCAGCTGCTTATAAATTTAAGTAAAAGCATTCAGTATATATTTCCCACAAAATTTGCAACTTGGAAGCCTAATGCAATACATACACTAAGTAGCCAGCACTGTATAACACACTTCAATAACTTCCATGATACTCCAGCAAGCGCATTCAGTAACACATCGAGTCGGTAATTTTAATAATCAGGAGTCTTTAGAGTTATGAACTCATGGAATTTAtcactataattaaaaatatggTTGTCAAGAAAGGTACTTGTTCAAGCAATTGCAAGTTCAAAAACAAAGATCTAATACAAGAATTAGTCATGAAGATAGTCATAAGTTAAGAAATCACTGTATAGTAGAGATCCATTCTCAGAGTAGTGAAAAAGTAATAGCAGTCATTACAGAAATAGCGAGGGTTATCTGGGGTCCATTTGTCATCCACAGTCACTTTTGTAGCCCTGAAAATGTTGTCAACATTGCATTTCTGGAAACATAATTTTAGTGAGAAAATTACTATTGGATAAGTTGCCCGCTTCTGGACATCCTCAGGATGAATCAACCTTAGGTCTCTGATAACAATGCTATGCTTGCAGTCTCCCTGTATCAAGTAGTTTCCCAAACAAAAAACCAAATAAATACATGTTATAAGGATGCCTACAAGAACACACGCTGACATAAAAATACAACCACCAGCTCATGCCAAACACAAATTTGAGATGATGAAACTCAAAAACTCATGTCATTTGAAGGTCAAATACCATACAAATGATTATTAAAAATTGGAGTCAATATTTTAGCCAAGTAAATGTAAAGGTGAAATTGCACCTGATGATAGTAGAGGTATCCAGCACCAAGACGAAATCTCAAGTCACAAAACCTTGTTTTCTGCATGTCAACACGTCTGAATTGGGGCAACTGAGAAGTTGTTACCTCACCTATGACTGCTTTCTATTTTCGTTGTAACTCACCACTTATGATACATTCCCATTTTCCAAGAGCATCATCCTTTGAGTTTGTAAGCCAATCAAAAATAGGTTCACTGTTATCTATTGCAGATGAATCCCTTGTATCATTGCAAAACACATCCTACACAATTGTACATTCCATTTTATAAAGTGACAAAATATCTTTGTGATAAAACCAAACTAGAGTGAATAGAACTTACTTCTATGAGAAAATATCTAGATGGATCATAATGCCCTGCCTTTTGCATCCCTTGGTCTGTCATGCAATAAATCC comes from the Hevea brasiliensis isolate MT/VB/25A 57/8 chromosome 5, ASM3005281v1, whole genome shotgun sequence genome and includes:
- the LOC110633451 gene encoding probable E3 ubiquitin-protein ligase EDA40 isoform X4, translating into MCLLLLEKAICSCGSPFHRLFCQSMSPAKPKKSSEEAESTTINNDHTLASKNLCAICLEALTYSTGNNPGHAIFTAQCSHAFHFACISSNVRHGSVTCPICRAHWTQLPRNLNPPCSLSCNQTDPIFQILDDSIATFRVHRRSFLRSARYNDDDPIEPEDTSNHPRLEFSLVPVPPTLLHHPCTQATGRSSRYHNVHHLTGFSSSLFVHPPTSYTCSSSNRRPAVSLSVKSTHQRAIDLVLVASPNGPHLRLVKQSMALVVFSLRPVDRLAIVTYSSSASRIFPLRRMTSYGKRTALQVIDRLFFMGQADPTEGLKKGIKILEDRAHKNPNSCILHLSDSPTRSYHAINMQYPIPIHRFHVGFGFGTSNGFVMHEFEEFLVRLLGCVIRDVQLKIGEEGRIIRLGELRGNEERIILLELGNSGHVCVGYSYIEGGVDECTRTGETVVSLRDKREAHDTNIDAVVAGREANIIGGRTSSVESWDYHDPYMARRWAKHLHGYRL
- the LOC110633451 gene encoding probable E3 ubiquitin-protein ligase EDA40 isoform X3 — encoded protein: MCLLLLEKAICSCGSPFHRLFCQSMSPAKPKKSSEEAESTTINNDHTLASKQNLCAICLEALTYSTGNNPGHAIFTAQCSHAFHFACISSNVRHGSVTCPICRAHWTQLPRNLNPPCSLSCNQTDPIFQILDDSIATFRVHRRSFLRSARYNDDDPIEPEDTSNHPRLEFSLVPVPPTLLHHPCTQATGRSSRYHNVHHLTGFSSSLFVHPPTSYTCSSSNRRPAVSLSVKSTHQRAIDLVLVASPNGPHLRLVKQSMALVVFSLRPVDRLAIVTYSSSASRIFPLRRMTSYGKRTALQVIDRLFFMGQADPTEGLKKGIKILEDRAHKNPNSCILHLSDSPTRSYHAINMQYPIPIHRFHVGFGFGTSNGFVMHEFEEFLVRLLGCVIRDVQLKIGEEGRIIRLGELRGNEERIILLELGNSGHVCVGYSYIEGGVDECTRTGETVVSLRDKREAHDTNIDAVVAGREANIIGGRTSSVESWDYHDPYMARRWAKHLHGYRL
- the LOC110633451 gene encoding probable E3 ubiquitin-protein ligase EDA40 isoform X2; its protein translation is MGVGGASSKLKRVARKMVVAACASFSSRKPSALVDPLSIDSSVNGSDSTAMSPAKPKKSSEEAESTTINNDHTLASKNLCAICLEALTYSTGNNPGHAIFTAQCSHAFHFACISSNVRHGSVTCPICRAHWTQLPRNLNPPCSLSCNQTDPIFQILDDSIATFRVHRRSFLRSARYNDDDPIEPEDTSNHPRLEFSLVPVPPTLLHHPCTQATGRSSRYHNVHHLTGFSSSLFVHPPTSYTCSSSNRRPAVSLSVKSTHQRAIDLVLVASPNGPHLRLVKQSMALVVFSLRPVDRLAIVTYSSSASRIFPLRRMTSYGKRTALQVIDRLFFMGQADPTEGLKKGIKILEDRAHKNPNSCILHLSDSPTRSYHAINMQYPIPIHRFHVGFGFGTSNGFVMHEFEEFLVRLLGCVIRDVQLKIGEEGRIIRLGELRGNEERIILLELGNSGHVCVGYSYIEGGVDECTRTGETVVSLRDKREAHDTNIDAVVAGREANIIGGRTSSVESWDYHDPYMARRWAKHLHGYRL
- the LOC110633451 gene encoding probable E3 ubiquitin-protein ligase EDA40 isoform X6: MGVGGASSKLKRVARKMVVAACASFSSRKPSALVDPLSIDSSVNNLCAICLEALTYSTGNNPGHAIFTAQCSHAFHFACISSNVRHGSVTCPICRAHWTQLPRNLNPPCSLSCNQTDPIFQILDDSIATFRVHRRSFLRSARYNDDDPIEPEDTSNHPRLEFSLVPVPPTLLHHPCTQATGRSSRYHNVHHLTGFSSSLFVHPPTSYTCSSSNRRPAVSLSVKSTHQRAIDLVLVASPNGPHLRLVKQSMALVVFSLRPVDRLAIVTYSSSASRIFPLRRMTSYGKRTALQVIDRLFFMGQADPTEGLKKGIKILEDRAHKNPNSCILHLSDSPTRSYHAINMQYPIPIHRFHVGFGFGTSNGFVMHEFEEFLVRLLGCVIRDVQLKIGEEGRIIRLGELRGNEERIILLELGNSGHVCVGYSYIEGGVDECTRTGETVVSLRDKREAHDTNIDAVVAGREANIIGGRTSSVESWDYHDPYMARRWAKHLHGYRL
- the LOC110633451 gene encoding probable E3 ubiquitin-protein ligase EDA40 isoform X5; amino-acid sequence: MGVGGASSKLKRVARKMVVAACASFSSRKPSALVDPLSIDSSVNQNLCAICLEALTYSTGNNPGHAIFTAQCSHAFHFACISSNVRHGSVTCPICRAHWTQLPRNLNPPCSLSCNQTDPIFQILDDSIATFRVHRRSFLRSARYNDDDPIEPEDTSNHPRLEFSLVPVPPTLLHHPCTQATGRSSRYHNVHHLTGFSSSLFVHPPTSYTCSSSNRRPAVSLSVKSTHQRAIDLVLVASPNGPHLRLVKQSMALVVFSLRPVDRLAIVTYSSSASRIFPLRRMTSYGKRTALQVIDRLFFMGQADPTEGLKKGIKILEDRAHKNPNSCILHLSDSPTRSYHAINMQYPIPIHRFHVGFGFGTSNGFVMHEFEEFLVRLLGCVIRDVQLKIGEEGRIIRLGELRGNEERIILLELGNSGHVCVGYSYIEGGVDECTRTGETVVSLRDKREAHDTNIDAVVAGREANIIGGRTSSVESWDYHDPYMARRWAKHLHGYRL
- the LOC110633451 gene encoding probable E3 ubiquitin-protein ligase EDA40 isoform X1, producing MGVGGASSKLKRVARKMVVAACASFSSRKPSALVDPLSIDSSVNGSDSTAMSPAKPKKSSEEAESTTINNDHTLASKQNLCAICLEALTYSTGNNPGHAIFTAQCSHAFHFACISSNVRHGSVTCPICRAHWTQLPRNLNPPCSLSCNQTDPIFQILDDSIATFRVHRRSFLRSARYNDDDPIEPEDTSNHPRLEFSLVPVPPTLLHHPCTQATGRSSRYHNVHHLTGFSSSLFVHPPTSYTCSSSNRRPAVSLSVKSTHQRAIDLVLVASPNGPHLRLVKQSMALVVFSLRPVDRLAIVTYSSSASRIFPLRRMTSYGKRTALQVIDRLFFMGQADPTEGLKKGIKILEDRAHKNPNSCILHLSDSPTRSYHAINMQYPIPIHRFHVGFGFGTSNGFVMHEFEEFLVRLLGCVIRDVQLKIGEEGRIIRLGELRGNEERIILLELGNSGHVCVGYSYIEGGVDECTRTGETVVSLRDKREAHDTNIDAVVAGREANIIGGRTSSVESWDYHDPYMARRWAKHLHGYRL